A window of the Rhodoflexus caldus genome harbors these coding sequences:
- a CDS encoding VPS10 domain-containing protein gives MKRKLICAFLWFLLPALALQAQTLNMEKLHGMKARSIGPAGVSGRITAIDVVLRNPNIIYIGSASGGLWKSTSGGINWQPIFDEQPVASIGAISIYQKNPDIIWVATGEGNPRNSQNFGNGVYRSNDGGKSWVHLGLENTRNIHRIFVHPDNPDVCYVGVQGPAYGFSMERGVWKTTDGGKTWQHILKPENNTTGVGEMVMDPHNPDKFIVNMWDFHRDAWFFRSGGPGSGLHITMDGGKTWKKLGTEDGLPEGTLGKMGFAIARSRPNVVYALIESKKNALYRSDDGGFKWTKVSDRNIGNRPFYYAEIYVDPTNENRIYNLYSEVTLSEDGGRTFRTLLDNQIHSDHHAWWIHPNDPDYIIDGNDGGLAISRDRGKTWFFPENLPLSQFYHINVDMSIPYKVYGGMQDNGSWAGPSQVWRMGGIRNHEWEETSFGDGFDVLPDRSNNRYGYSMSQGGNLVRYDLVSGATKFIRPQHPNTKVTLRYNWNAAIAHDPFDDKTIYYGSQFVHKSTNRGDSWEIISPDLTTNDTSKQKQTESGGLTYDVTGAENHCSILAIAPSAVKKGVIWVGTDDGNLQLTTDGGATWTNVIKNVKGVPANTWIPQIQTSPTNEAEAVVVFDNHRRDDWTCYVFRTKDYGKTWERLAANVKGYALSFAYDLQEPNLMFLGTEFGLYVTVDGGKNWTKWTQGYPHNVSTHDMVIHPREHDLVIGTFGRSAYIIDDIRPLRAMAKEGVATLDKTLKVFEIPDAYMAHYRFPAGMHEFTPDNTYTGENRQRGAMISFVMNPKDAKTKTDTVKVEVVAANGEVVRTFRAGGKPGLNRIYWNFSKKGVRFPGQPKPTNPNAPEPAGGTVVPGTYTIRISYAGVKDSAKVNVLHDPRYETTPEILAAREKLQNDMMGYVSKATEVADNIRSGQDKIAQVTRLLGERSDDKAKAIKKAGDELRKKLTDLNKKISGDNELQGIVRRPDAVTAVIGEAMSYFRTTQGMPGSNEQAVINRAIEAITNLVKQANDLFTNDWANYQKLVNEANITIVEAMPEVK, from the coding sequence ATGAAGCGAAAACTTATCTGCGCTTTTTTGTGGTTTCTGCTGCCAGCGTTGGCATTACAGGCACAAACCCTCAACATGGAAAAACTGCACGGGATGAAAGCCCGCAGTATCGGCCCGGCAGGAGTAAGCGGGCGCATCACGGCAATTGACGTGGTGTTGCGTAATCCCAACATTATCTACATCGGCTCGGCTTCGGGCGGTTTGTGGAAGTCCACCAGCGGCGGCATCAATTGGCAGCCCATTTTTGATGAGCAGCCCGTTGCTTCTATAGGTGCTATTTCCATCTATCAGAAAAACCCCGACATTATTTGGGTTGCAACAGGTGAAGGCAACCCGCGCAACAGCCAAAACTTCGGCAACGGTGTGTATCGCAGCAACGACGGCGGCAAATCGTGGGTGCATCTGGGGCTGGAAAATACGCGCAACATCCACCGCATTTTTGTACATCCCGACAACCCCGATGTTTGCTACGTAGGCGTGCAAGGCCCCGCTTACGGTTTCAGCATGGAGCGCGGCGTATGGAAAACCACCGATGGCGGCAAAACATGGCAGCACATCCTCAAACCCGAAAACAACACCACAGGTGTTGGCGAAATGGTGATGGATCCGCACAATCCTGATAAGTTTATCGTCAATATGTGGGATTTCCACCGCGATGCGTGGTTTTTCCGCTCCGGCGGCCCCGGCTCCGGCTTGCACATTACGATGGACGGCGGTAAAACATGGAAGAAGTTGGGCACAGAAGACGGTTTGCCCGAAGGTACGCTGGGTAAAATGGGCTTTGCCATTGCCCGCAGCCGCCCCAATGTAGTTTATGCCCTGATTGAATCTAAGAAAAACGCTCTGTATCGCTCCGACGATGGCGGCTTCAAATGGACAAAAGTCAGCGACCGCAACATCGGCAACCGACCGTTTTATTATGCGGAAATCTACGTAGACCCCACCAATGAAAACCGCATTTACAACCTCTATTCGGAAGTTACCCTCAGCGAAGACGGCGGCAGAACATTCCGCACACTGTTAGACAATCAGATACACTCCGACCACCACGCTTGGTGGATTCACCCTAACGACCCGGACTACATTATAGACGGCAACGACGGCGGTCTTGCCATCAGCCGCGACCGCGGTAAAACGTGGTTCTTCCCCGAAAACCTGCCGTTGAGCCAGTTTTACCATATCAATGTGGACATGAGCATTCCTTACAAAGTCTATGGCGGTATGCAGGACAACGGCTCATGGGCAGGCCCCAGCCAAGTTTGGCGCATGGGCGGCATCCGCAACCACGAGTGGGAAGAAACCAGCTTTGGCGATGGCTTTGACGTATTGCCCGACCGCAGCAACAACCGCTACGGTTATTCCATGTCGCAGGGCGGCAATTTAGTGCGCTACGACTTGGTGTCCGGTGCTACCAAATTCATTCGCCCGCAGCATCCCAACACCAAAGTAACCCTTCGCTACAATTGGAACGCAGCCATTGCACACGACCCGTTTGACGATAAAACCATCTACTATGGCAGCCAATTTGTACATAAAAGCACCAATCGCGGCGACAGTTGGGAAATTATTTCTCCCGACTTGACTACCAACGACACCTCCAAGCAAAAACAAACCGAAAGCGGTGGTTTAACCTACGATGTTACAGGGGCTGAAAACCACTGTTCTATTTTGGCCATTGCCCCGAGCGCAGTGAAAAAAGGTGTCATTTGGGTAGGCACAGATGACGGCAATTTGCAACTGACAACCGACGGCGGCGCAACTTGGACAAACGTTATCAAAAATGTCAAAGGTGTACCTGCCAACACGTGGATTCCGCAAATTCAGACTTCGCCAACCAACGAGGCAGAAGCTGTGGTCGTTTTTGATAACCACCGCCGCGACGATTGGACTTGCTATGTTTTCCGCACCAAAGACTACGGCAAAACATGGGAACGCCTTGCCGCCAACGTAAAAGGCTATGCCTTGTCATTTGCCTATGACTTGCAAGAGCCAAACCTGATGTTTCTGGGAACGGAATTTGGCCTCTATGTAACGGTGGACGGCGGCAAAAATTGGACAAAATGGACACAAGGCTATCCGCACAACGTTTCCACGCACGACATGGTCATCCATCCACGCGAGCATGATTTGGTTATCGGAACGTTCGGGCGCTCGGCCTATATCATTGACGATATCCGCCCGCTGCGCGCCATGGCAAAAGAGGGGGTAGCAACTTTGGACAAAACCCTGAAAGTATTTGAGATTCCCGATGCGTATATGGCACATTACCGCTTCCCTGCCGGTATGCACGAATTTACGCCCGATAATACCTACACAGGCGAAAACCGCCAACGCGGGGCAATGATTAGCTTTGTGATGAACCCCAAAGATGCCAAAACAAAAACCGACACCGTGAAGGTGGAAGTAGTAGCAGCCAACGGCGAAGTAGTGCGCACCTTCCGCGCAGGCGGCAAACCGGGCTTAAACCGCATCTACTGGAACTTCAGCAAGAAAGGGGTGCGCTTCCCGGGACAACCCAAGCCAACCAACCCGAACGCTCCCGAACCTGCGGGCGGAACAGTTGTTCCGGGCACTTATACCATTCGCATCAGCTATGCGGGCGTAAAAGACTCTGCCAAAGTGAACGTATTGCACGACCCACGCTACGAAACCACACCCGAAATTCTGGCCGCGCGCGAAAAACTACAAAATGATATGATGGGCTATGTCAGCAAAGCAACCGAGGTAGCAGATAATATCCGCAGCGGTCAAGACAAGATTGCACAAGTAACCCGTTTGCTGGGCGAGCGCAGCGATGACAAAGCCAAAGCCATTAAAAAGGCAGGCGATGAACTTCGCAAAAAGCTCACCGATTTGAACAAGAAAATCAGCGGCGACAATGAATTGCAAGGGATTGTACGCCGTCCCGATGCGGTAACAGCCGTTATCGGCGAGGCAATGTCGTACTTCCGCACCACACAAGGAATGCCCGGCAGCAACGAACAAGCAGTTATTAATCGGGCTATAGAGGCTATCACTAATTTGGTGAAACAAGCTAACGATTTATTTACCAATGACTGGGCAAACTACCAGAAATTGGTGAATGAAGCCAATATCACCATAGTGGAAGCTATGCCCGAAGTGAAGTAA
- a CDS encoding glutathione peroxidase yields the protein MNHIFLACLLFVSACVGANETKSGPETAEASIINTTTMQEKPSFYDFKMKDINGNEVDFSTFKGKKVLLVNVASKCGYTPQYAELEELNKKHGDKVVILGFPANNFGNQEPGSNAEIAEFCRTTYGVSFQMFEKISVKGDDMHPLYKWLSTKELNGWNSDAPKWNFCKYLINEKGELVKFYGSGIKPMSNDILTAIGAN from the coding sequence ATGAACCACATCTTTTTAGCTTGTTTACTGTTTGTAAGTGCTTGTGTGGGTGCCAACGAAACTAAATCCGGACCGGAAACGGCTGAGGCAAGCATTATTAATACAACAACCATGCAGGAAAAACCCTCTTTCTACGATTTTAAAATGAAGGACATCAACGGTAATGAGGTGGACTTCAGCACGTTCAAAGGCAAAAAAGTGCTGCTTGTAAACGTAGCCTCCAAATGCGGCTACACTCCACAGTATGCCGAGTTGGAAGAACTCAACAAGAAACACGGCGACAAAGTGGTTATTTTGGGCTTCCCCGCGAATAACTTCGGCAACCAAGAGCCGGGCAGCAATGCAGAAATTGCCGAGTTTTGTCGCACAACCTACGGAGTGTCTTTCCAAATGTTTGAGAAAATTTCCGTTAAAGGCGATGACATGCACCCGCTTTACAAGTGGCTCTCTACCAAAGAGTTAAACGGATGGAACAGTGATGCGCCTAAGTGGAATTTCTGCAAGTACTTGATTAACGAAAAGGGTGAATTGGTGAAGTTTTATGGCTCCGGTATCAAGCCTATGAGCAATGATATATTGACGGCCATCGGCGCTAACTAA
- a CDS encoding TRAP transporter substrate-binding protein, whose protein sequence is MDTFKRRNFLKKGTLAVLAASGGLAACRSADSENQAQKTRKSDKIFRWKMVTTWPPHFPVLGENVDKFARLVEKMTDGRIQIQVYGAGELIPAYEVFEAVSLGAVELGHSAPYYWAGRVQASQFFASIPFGMNSQQMIAWILGGGGLQLWQEVYAPFNIVPYLGGCTGMQMGGWFNREINNINDFKGLIMRIPGLGGKVVKKIGGSPITVAGAEIYTNLERGVIDACEWIGPFHDYLLGLHRVAKYYYYPGWQEPGTPLEVLVNKNALAELTDDLKAILETAIMHLHTTIFAEAEAKNAEYLDKLIQEEKKELRRFPADVLAAMNEQLLEVVREMIATDPVSKKVYESYENFRQRAIRYSEATEQSFYRDLQSAKSALKI, encoded by the coding sequence ATGGATACGTTTAAAAGGCGCAACTTTCTTAAAAAAGGCACATTGGCAGTACTTGCCGCAAGTGGCGGATTGGCAGCCTGCCGGTCGGCAGACAGCGAGAATCAGGCACAAAAAACGCGAAAATCTGACAAGATTTTTCGCTGGAAAATGGTAACTACTTGGCCGCCGCATTTTCCCGTTTTGGGTGAAAATGTAGATAAGTTTGCCCGCTTGGTCGAGAAAATGACCGATGGTCGCATACAAATTCAGGTGTACGGTGCGGGCGAACTCATTCCTGCCTATGAAGTTTTTGAGGCGGTCAGTCTTGGCGCAGTCGAACTGGGGCATTCGGCTCCTTACTATTGGGCGGGGCGTGTGCAGGCATCCCAATTTTTCGCTTCCATTCCCTTTGGCATGAACTCCCAGCAGATGATTGCTTGGATTCTTGGCGGCGGAGGGCTACAACTCTGGCAGGAGGTATATGCACCTTTTAACATTGTCCCTTACCTTGGCGGATGCACAGGTATGCAAATGGGCGGCTGGTTCAACCGCGAAATCAACAACATCAATGACTTTAAAGGGCTGATTATGCGCATCCCCGGGCTGGGCGGTAAGGTGGTAAAAAAAATCGGCGGTTCGCCCATTACGGTTGCCGGTGCAGAGATTTACACCAATTTGGAGCGCGGCGTAATTGATGCCTGCGAGTGGATTGGCCCCTTCCATGACTACCTGTTGGGCTTACATCGCGTAGCCAAATACTACTACTACCCGGGATGGCAAGAGCCCGGAACGCCGTTGGAAGTTCTTGTCAATAAAAATGCGCTGGCAGAACTCACCGACGACCTGAAAGCGATTTTAGAAACAGCTATTATGCACCTGCACACGACTATTTTTGCAGAGGCAGAGGCAAAAAATGCCGAATATTTGGACAAACTGATTCAGGAAGAGAAAAAAGAACTGCGCCGTTTTCCTGCCGACGTATTGGCGGCAATGAACGAGCAATTGCTGGAAGTTGTGCGCGAGATGATTGCGACAGACCCCGTCAGCAAGAAAGTGTATGAATCCTACGAAAATTTCAGGCAGCGCGCCATTCGCTACTCAGAGGCAACCGAGCAATCGTTCTACCGCGATTTGCAATCTGCGAAAAGCGCATTAAAAATTTAG
- a CDS encoding N-acetylmuramoyl-L-alanine amidase family protein: MTAVIALLAGLLSLPAEAQKKGSAKTSTKTPVKKVNAVVKTPPKVEYNRPLKGKTIRVVLDPGHGGHDPGTLRSSQKFSHEKDIVLEISQLVAKYIDENLENIELIHTRQADNFVSLEERVKLANSAEADFFVSIHCNANPRSWVSGTQVHIHDHAFVRSLALAQSIDEEFRVRARRPSRGIFNTKDRRHSLYVLQYTTMPGVLVEIGFLSNKEEERYLNGQYGKEIIASAIYRGLRNYLVAAETGVRFKTDSPAGRKQLAEEKADSEKIRYRVQITASEKKIPMTHQDFKKLKMPVKEHLFEGETYRYRYTAGDAFDDITKATELMREVRKKGFPDAYLIIDPQQRAEAIKK; this comes from the coding sequence ATGACCGCTGTAATCGCATTGTTGGCAGGACTGCTTTCACTGCCGGCTGAGGCTCAAAAAAAGGGAAGTGCAAAAACCTCCACCAAAACTCCCGTAAAAAAAGTCAATGCTGTTGTTAAAACACCTCCCAAAGTAGAATATAACCGTCCGCTGAAAGGCAAAACTATCCGAGTAGTGCTTGACCCCGGGCACGGCGGCCATGACCCGGGCACGCTTCGCAGTTCTCAAAAGTTCAGCCACGAAAAAGATATCGTACTGGAAATCAGTCAATTGGTTGCCAAATACATAGATGAAAACTTAGAAAACATAGAACTGATTCACACAAGACAGGCCGATAATTTTGTCAGCTTAGAGGAACGAGTAAAATTGGCAAACAGTGCCGAAGCAGATTTTTTTGTAAGCATCCACTGCAACGCCAATCCGCGCTCGTGGGTAAGCGGCACGCAAGTACACATCCACGACCACGCCTTCGTGCGCAGCCTTGCATTAGCCCAAAGCATTGACGAGGAATTTCGCGTGCGGGCACGCCGCCCAAGTCGCGGCATCTTTAATACCAAAGACCGACGGCACAGCCTTTACGTATTGCAGTACACCACCATGCCGGGCGTATTGGTTGAAATCGGCTTCTTATCGAATAAAGAAGAGGAACGCTATCTGAACGGGCAATATGGCAAGGAAATTATTGCCTCCGCTATTTACCGTGGTTTACGCAACTATCTGGTAGCAGCAGAAACAGGTGTGCGATTCAAAACAGACAGCCCTGCCGGCAGAAAGCAGTTGGCAGAAGAAAAAGCCGACAGCGAAAAAATCCGCTATCGGGTGCAGATTACTGCCTCCGAAAAGAAGATTCCCATGACGCATCAGGACTTTAAAAAACTCAAAATGCCCGTTAAGGAGCACCTGTTCGAGGGGGAAACCTATCGCTACCGATATACGGCGGGCGATGCGTTTGATGACATTACAAAAGCCACCGAACTGATGCGGGAAGTACGAAAAAAAGGCTTTCCCGATGCCTACCTGATTATTGACCCGCAACAAAGAGCTGAGGCCATCAAAAAGTAG
- a CDS encoding Fe(3+) ABC transporter substrate-binding protein, whose product MKFTSLIAAAALMLLAACGGQNNQSNQEAATTDSLVVNVYTHRHYDADKQLFAEFEKETGIKVNVKTASADELQKLMEMEGANCPADLLLTVDAGRLVRAKEKGLLQPVQSEILNANIPANLRDSEGYWYSLTQRGRVIVYNKAKVKPSDLSTYEDLTSAKWKKRILVRPSDNIYNQSLLASIIAHKGEEVALQWAKGIVANMAREPKGNDRDQIYAVANGEGDVAIVNTYYLGQMLNSKEAADTVAAQKIGIFFPNQADRGTHMNVSGGGVAKYAPNKANAIKLLEFLSSDKAQQVFAEGNQEYPVKPGVPLSATLASWGAFKGDTLNIVELGKLNAAAVKIFDAAGWK is encoded by the coding sequence ATGAAATTCACCTCTTTAATTGCAGCTGCAGCATTGATGCTGTTAGCTGCCTGCGGCGGCCAAAACAACCAAAGCAATCAGGAAGCTGCCACAACAGACTCACTTGTTGTGAATGTGTACACACATCGCCACTATGACGCTGACAAACAACTTTTTGCCGAATTTGAGAAAGAAACAGGTATTAAGGTAAATGTTAAAACTGCCAGCGCCGACGAGTTGCAAAAACTCATGGAAATGGAAGGCGCTAATTGCCCGGCCGACTTGCTGCTGACCGTTGATGCAGGTCGTTTGGTGCGTGCCAAAGAAAAAGGTCTGTTGCAACCCGTACAGTCGGAAATATTGAATGCCAATATTCCTGCTAACCTACGCGACAGCGAAGGCTACTGGTATTCGCTCACACAGCGCGGCCGTGTGATTGTTTACAACAAAGCCAAAGTAAAACCTTCCGATTTGAGTACTTATGAAGACTTGACAAGTGCGAAATGGAAAAAACGTATTTTAGTGCGCCCGTCCGACAACATCTACAATCAATCGCTGTTGGCTTCCATCATTGCACACAAAGGCGAAGAAGTTGCTCTGCAATGGGCGAAAGGCATTGTAGCCAATATGGCGCGCGAACCCAAAGGCAACGACCGCGACCAGATTTATGCAGTTGCCAACGGAGAAGGAGACGTAGCTATTGTCAATACCTATTACTTAGGGCAAATGCTAAACTCAAAAGAAGCAGCTGACACTGTGGCTGCACAAAAAATCGGCATCTTTTTCCCCAATCAGGCCGACCGCGGCACGCACATGAACGTGAGTGGCGGAGGTGTTGCCAAATATGCCCCCAACAAGGCGAATGCCATCAAATTGTTAGAGTTTTTGTCTTCCGATAAAGCACAACAAGTTTTTGCAGAAGGTAATCAGGAATACCCTGTGAAACCGGGCGTGCCACTCTCTGCCACCTTGGCAAGTTGGGGTGCTTTCAAAGGCGATACGTTGAATATTGTGGAGTTGGGCAAACTGAATGCCGCTGCCGTAAAAATATTTGATGCCGCCGGCTGGAAATAA
- a CDS encoding xylulokinase, which yields MLTIGYDLGSSSVKAVLMDVEKGLLLASATVPADEMPIHAPQAGWAEQPPQMWWDYVQQATRQLLSKAPQVSPQAIQAIGISYQMHGLVLVDEAGNPLRPSIIWCDSRAVTTGEQALKAIGQEKCLRHLLNSPGNFTASKLRWVIENEPTIYHNARYFMLPGDFITLQMTGKATTTASGLSEGILWDFAAGQPADFLMQHYGIRREMLPEIVPTFGIQGELTPHAAAQLGLAAGTPVTYRAGDQPNNAFSLHVLNPGEVAATAGTSGVIYGVGENAIPAPDMRFNTFLHVNHRSETPRMGALLCVNGTGSMNAWLRRNICPELSYDAMNELAATAPQGADGVRVYPFGNGAERVLSNRDAGAQIKGVQFNRHSRAHLLRAAQEGIVFALWYGMKAMQETGIRFETIRAGHANMFLSPLFAQTLATLSGAAIELFNTDGAQGAARGAAIGAGLIGESEAFSRLQCLRRIEPEITQQADLQAIYANWEKEITA from the coding sequence ATGCTCACAATAGGGTATGACTTAGGCAGTTCGTCTGTAAAGGCGGTTCTGATGGATGTAGAAAAAGGACTTTTGCTCGCATCGGCAACTGTTCCGGCAGATGAAATGCCTATTCATGCGCCGCAAGCAGGTTGGGCAGAGCAGCCGCCGCAGATGTGGTGGGATTATGTACAACAAGCAACCCGACAACTTCTTTCAAAAGCGCCGCAGGTATCGCCTCAGGCAATTCAAGCCATTGGTATATCCTATCAGATGCACGGGCTTGTGCTGGTAGATGAGGCGGGCAATCCGCTGCGCCCGTCTATTATCTGGTGCGACAGTCGGGCAGTTACAACGGGCGAACAAGCCTTAAAAGCCATCGGGCAGGAAAAATGCCTTCGCCACCTGCTCAATTCGCCGGGCAATTTTACGGCTTCCAAATTGCGTTGGGTAATTGAAAACGAACCGACGATATACCATAACGCCCGCTATTTCATGCTCCCGGGCGACTTCATTACATTGCAAATGACGGGAAAGGCAACGACTACCGCCTCGGGGCTTTCAGAAGGCATACTGTGGGATTTTGCAGCAGGCCAACCAGCCGATTTCCTCATGCAACATTACGGGATTCGTCGCGAAATGCTGCCCGAAATAGTGCCTACTTTCGGCATACAGGGCGAACTCACCCCCCATGCGGCAGCACAACTTGGACTGGCAGCAGGAACGCCCGTTACTTACAGGGCAGGCGACCAACCCAATAATGCTTTTTCGCTCCACGTGCTAAACCCGGGTGAGGTTGCAGCTACGGCAGGCACTTCGGGTGTTATTTACGGGGTCGGAGAAAATGCCATCCCCGCCCCCGATATGCGTTTTAATACCTTTCTGCACGTCAATCACCGTTCTGAAACGCCGCGCATGGGTGCGTTGCTTTGTGTGAACGGCACCGGCAGCATGAATGCATGGCTGCGCCGCAACATCTGCCCAGAACTGTCCTACGATGCCATGAATGAGTTGGCAGCCACTGCCCCCCAAGGCGCTGACGGCGTGCGGGTTTATCCTTTTGGCAATGGTGCAGAGCGAGTGCTGTCAAACCGCGACGCAGGGGCGCAAATCAAAGGTGTGCAATTCAACCGACACAGCCGTGCACATTTGCTCAGGGCAGCACAGGAAGGGATTGTTTTTGCACTTTGGTACGGCATGAAAGCCATGCAGGAAACAGGCATCCGATTTGAAACAATTCGCGCAGGGCACGCCAACATGTTTCTCAGCCCGTTGTTTGCCCAAACCTTGGCAACGTTGAGCGGTGCAGCCATTGAATTGTTCAATACCGACGGTGCACAGGGCGCGGCACGCGGTGCAGCCATCGGTGCGGGGCTTATCGGCGAATCCGAAGCATTCAGCCGCCTGCAATGCCTCCGCCGCATAGAGCCGGAAATTACACAACAGGCTGACTTACAAGCTATTTATGCCAACTGGGAGAAAGAAATAACAGCGTAG
- a CDS encoding ribonuclease Z yields the protein MQRNRSNLIFQAANNTLITNLIIGVLLAIMIFNVTILGSSSATPGWGRGLPAQVVNFNEQLYLIDCGEGTQMQIQKFGVKASRIRHILISHLHGDHYLGLVGLLSSMSLQGRTRPIDLYAPRELAEVLTVQFRCTGIVLHFPLHFHPLDMENPAVIIDNETIMVSTFPLLHGLPVVGFLFREKEKPRNLIKERLPANLPFGHLQALKRGEDVLWQGKTLLAADYTLPPKPLRSYAYCSDTLYHEPVIEWVKGVSLLYHEATFADDMADRAKETFHSTARQAATIARKAQVGQLLLGHFSVRYREVDVLLNEACEVFPATLAAVDGAVFEVAS from the coding sequence ATGCAGCGAAATCGGAGCAATCTTATTTTTCAAGCAGCGAATAATACGCTCATAACCAACCTAATCATCGGTGTATTATTGGCTATTATGATTTTCAACGTTACTATACTCGGCAGTTCGTCCGCAACCCCGGGCTGGGGGAGGGGGCTGCCTGCACAAGTGGTTAATTTCAACGAACAACTCTACCTGATTGACTGCGGCGAAGGCACGCAAATGCAAATTCAGAAGTTTGGCGTAAAAGCAAGCCGCATTCGGCACATCCTCATCAGTCACCTGCACGGCGACCATTACTTGGGGCTGGTAGGGCTGCTGTCCAGCATGAGCCTGCAAGGGCGTACCCGACCCATTGACCTCTATGCCCCGCGCGAATTGGCGGAAGTTCTGACCGTGCAATTCCGATGCACGGGTATTGTGCTGCATTTTCCGCTACATTTTCATCCGTTGGACATGGAAAATCCTGCGGTTATTATTGACAATGAAACAATTATGGTGAGTACTTTTCCGCTGTTACACGGGCTGCCCGTGGTTGGCTTTTTGTTTCGCGAAAAGGAAAAACCGCGCAACCTGATAAAAGAACGGCTGCCCGCAAACTTACCTTTCGGGCATTTGCAGGCTTTGAAACGCGGCGAAGATGTACTGTGGCAAGGAAAGACACTGCTTGCAGCCGACTATACGCTGCCCCCTAAGCCACTGCGCAGCTATGCCTATTGTTCCGATACGCTCTACCACGAACCGGTAATTGAGTGGGTAAAAGGTGTGAGTTTGCTTTATCACGAAGCCACCTTCGCCGACGACATGGCAGACCGCGCCAAAGAAACTTTCCATTCTACGGCACGGCAAGCGGCTACCATTGCTCGCAAAGCCCAAGTCGGGCAGTTGTTGCTGGGGCATTTTTCGGTGCGCTACCGCGAGGTGGATGTACTGCTCAATGAAGCATGTGAGGTATTTCCCGCAACGCTGGCAGCCGTAGACGGGGCTGTGTTTGAGGTAGCAAGTTAA
- a CDS encoding DNA-methyltransferase, which yields MESFINSIIEGNCVDVMQNFADDFIDLTVTSPPYDDLRNYKGYVFPFEEIARELYRITKPGGVVVWVVADATIDASETGTSFRQALYFKEIGFNLHDTMIFRKRNPIPQIYRKRYNNEFEYMFVLSKGVVKTHNPIMVDCMHAGLELNGTTYKNYSKNEQVREKLAKPVKDKKIKGNIWEYVVGKKEEDQEAKGHPAPFPCQLVRDHIISWTNPGDIVFDPMCGSGTTLRVACETGRRYIGIDISPEYCMMARKRIQAVEMQLRLFHAAKSEQSYFSSSE from the coding sequence ATGGAATCGTTTATTAACAGTATCATCGAAGGAAATTGTGTGGATGTGATGCAAAATTTTGCTGATGATTTTATCGACTTAACTGTTACTTCGCCTCCATATGATGATTTGAGAAACTACAAGGGATATGTATTTCCGTTTGAAGAGATTGCCCGAGAGCTCTATAGAATTACCAAACCCGGTGGCGTAGTAGTATGGGTAGTTGCAGACGCTACAATTGATGCAAGCGAAACAGGTACAAGTTTTAGACAGGCACTTTATTTCAAGGAAATCGGATTTAATTTGCACGACACAATGATTTTTCGCAAACGCAATCCCATACCTCAGATTTACCGCAAACGCTATAATAATGAGTTTGAATACATGTTCGTATTGAGCAAAGGAGTTGTAAAAACGCATAATCCGATTATGGTCGATTGTATGCACGCCGGTCTTGAGTTAAACGGAACAACTTATAAAAATTATTCAAAAAATGAACAGGTACGCGAGAAGCTCGCTAAACCCGTGAAAGACAAGAAAATCAAAGGTAATATTTGGGAATATGTGGTAGGCAAAAAAGAAGAAGACCAAGAAGCTAAAGGACATCCTGCTCCTTTTCCGTGCCAATTAGTAAGAGACCATATTATTTCATGGACTAATCCGGGCGATATTGTTTTTGACCCTATGTGCGGCAGCGGTACAACCCTGCGAGTGGCTTGTGAAACAGGCAGGCGATATATCGGCATAGACATAAGTCCCGAATATTGTATGATGGCAAGAAAACGCATTCAAGCGGTTGAAATGCAATTGCGTCTTTTTCATGCAGCGAAATCGGAGCAATCTTATTTTTCAAGCAGCGAATAA